In Nicotiana tabacum cultivar K326 chromosome 17, ASM71507v2, whole genome shotgun sequence, one DNA window encodes the following:
- the LOC107801605 gene encoding uncharacterized protein LOC107801605 isoform X1, with product MYNNKNNSADHHKFVSSMTSPRISFSNDFIDSSQQQHHQHMMKNDTTSYYRDAPVSSDFEFSVANHSMITGADELFSKGRLLPFKEKKSTTTTTLRDELLNNDEDDFTLRIPKSSSSSSSSTRWKGLLGLKKSHIGSKKIDKKNEEKRSDDLVHATNNSQEAYNGSGSGSSCRDMDFRFN from the exons ATGTACAATAACAAAAATAACTCCGCTGACCACCACAAGTTTGTTTCTTCAATGACTAGTCCTAGAATCTCCTTCTCTAATGACTTCATCGATTCATCTCAacaacaacatcatcaacatatgaTGAAGAATGATACAACGTCCTACTATAGAGATGCTCCTGTTTCCTCTGACTTTGAATTCTCCGTCGCTAATCATTCTATGATTACTGGTGCTGACGAGCTTTTCTCTAAAGGTAGGCTTTTGCCTTTCAAAGAGAAGAAgagtactactactactactctaaGAGATGAACTCCTTAATAATGACGAAGATGATTTTACTTTGAGGATACCCaaaagtagtagtagtagtagtagttctACTAGGTGGAAAGGTTTACTTGGCCTCAAAAAATCTCATATTGGGTCCAAGAAAATCgacaagaaaaatgaagaaaagaggtCTGATGATCTTGTTCATGCCACCAACAATTCCCAG GAAGCATACAATGGCTCTGGTAGTGGATCCAGTTGTAGGGATATGGATTTTCGTTTTAATTGA
- the LOC107801605 gene encoding uncharacterized protein LOC107801605 isoform X2 → MYNNKNNSADHHKFVSSMTSPRISFSNDFIDSSQQQHHQHMMKNDTTSYYRDAPVSSDFEFSVANHSMITGADELFSKGRLLPFKEKKSTTTTTLRDELLNNDEDDFTLRIPKSSSSSSSSTRWKGLLGLKKSHIGSKKIDKKNEEKRSDDLVHATNNSQQEAYNGSGSGSSCRDMDFRFN, encoded by the exons ATGTACAATAACAAAAATAACTCCGCTGACCACCACAAGTTTGTTTCTTCAATGACTAGTCCTAGAATCTCCTTCTCTAATGACTTCATCGATTCATCTCAacaacaacatcatcaacatatgaTGAAGAATGATACAACGTCCTACTATAGAGATGCTCCTGTTTCCTCTGACTTTGAATTCTCCGTCGCTAATCATTCTATGATTACTGGTGCTGACGAGCTTTTCTCTAAAGGTAGGCTTTTGCCTTTCAAAGAGAAGAAgagtactactactactactctaaGAGATGAACTCCTTAATAATGACGAAGATGATTTTACTTTGAGGATACCCaaaagtagtagtagtagtagtagttctACTAGGTGGAAAGGTTTACTTGGCCTCAAAAAATCTCATATTGGGTCCAAGAAAATCgacaagaaaaatgaagaaaagaggtCTGATGATCTTGTTCATGCCACCAACAATTCCCAG CAGGAAGCATACAATGGCTCTGGTAGTGGATCCAGTTGTAGGGATATGGATTTTCGTTTTAATTGA